The Clostridium sp. AWRP genome has a window encoding:
- a CDS encoding AAA family ATPase — MKINKLQVGSFGKFKDYELEFKNGFQLIYGKNEDGKSTLMAFIKIMFYSKLERGKDINKNLRKKYQPWDGSMMNGAIEFEHDGTCYRLQKDMGATPGADKVKLINMDTGEEVSLGKNEEIGKRFFGLDLDGFERSVYISNIGSFSSNRNNDEVAEKLMSNLVLSGDENVSQQLVINRINDAIEDMESKRGKKGILVEAKNELDSLHNEMEDIRILEDEQKKNMEEYHCLKTKLDEQKNIKDLLELNTNRNRLKQINSLIEKIMRYTESEKKLEKENIPFKSIKAFLTECNSLMDESEKLSGSLEKLKGSIKNEDCNGNKLIPVSEKEYECLNELVSKGKTVKDLLKRIDECFLPAFRSFIEAKNSYQNAETLLKKETELAGQLQKFHEAYRKYEEEKSTRIMDKEKITRDFEKDRAKWHSEKQLREQHIEFTSEKLSMQGKLRQTSGKERQNKNSLLIFSVILGVISLILAVKISPIAAIGVVAAAGIGVFAIKSDKQSEKMEEGNKYDSTSNLKHELQNLKVKSEREDKRISDRTKDYEDKIADISNKIDKIEEKLKSLIENNSAYMNSMDKCSKLKNEKDIALNYLNTRQSIFSQELNYMLEKYSENSNLNAEAKITALKQEDLKETDAVSYRNKIEELYNAAELEIKEKMNEKSCTSIKEYENKYLEYASNMKNHDAVTRVQEEYLKKSQHFLNKLNEYEITPNYEAAKALVQELQAKISQLEREKYEVLNIAKGMGYDSLSLDHLNEEKNKLEASIKRFESVGDINYSIEELKQKDIASEDIEQQLFDLQKKIRTPDKNSSQIQEEIDEKEKEVDEKTQYFDCLKIALEVMQESSDEMRKSFGPELNRKTSEIFKSLTNGKYGNILVTKDYDISIQSGIHYREWKYLSNGTVDQVYLALRLAIADLISDKNIYLPLFLDDVLMQYDDERMDAALKFLSDYAVQKGDEFQLLLFTCHQDIIERAKHYTNEVVKI, encoded by the coding sequence GTGAAGATTAATAAATTGCAGGTAGGCAGTTTTGGAAAATTCAAGGACTATGAACTAGAATTTAAAAATGGTTTTCAACTGATATACGGAAAAAATGAGGATGGAAAATCAACCTTGATGGCATTTATTAAAATAATGTTTTACAGCAAACTGGAAAGGGGTAAGGACATAAATAAAAATCTGAGGAAGAAATACCAGCCCTGGGATGGTTCTATGATGAATGGGGCAATCGAATTTGAACACGATGGAACATGTTACCGCCTGCAGAAAGATATGGGTGCTACTCCTGGAGCAGATAAAGTAAAGCTGATCAATATGGACACTGGAGAGGAGGTATCTCTTGGTAAAAATGAAGAGATTGGAAAAAGGTTTTTTGGCCTTGATTTGGACGGGTTTGAACGCAGTGTTTATATAAGTAATATAGGAAGTTTTTCTTCCAATAGGAATAATGATGAAGTTGCAGAAAAATTGATGTCAAATTTAGTTCTTTCAGGAGACGAAAATGTATCCCAGCAATTGGTGATAAACCGTATTAATGATGCAATAGAAGATATGGAATCTAAGAGAGGAAAAAAGGGAATACTCGTTGAAGCTAAAAATGAACTTGACTCTTTGCATAATGAAATGGAGGATATTCGAATACTTGAAGATGAACAGAAAAAAAACATGGAAGAATATCATTGCCTGAAAACAAAGTTGGATGAGCAAAAAAATATTAAAGACTTGCTGGAGCTAAATACAAATAGAAACAGACTCAAGCAAATAAATTCTCTTATTGAAAAAATAATGAGGTACACTGAATCAGAAAAAAAATTAGAAAAAGAAAATATTCCATTTAAAAGTATCAAGGCATTTTTAACGGAATGCAATTCACTAATGGATGAAAGTGAAAAATTAAGCGGAAGCCTGGAAAAGCTGAAAGGATCAATTAAAAATGAAGATTGTAATGGAAATAAGCTTATTCCAGTAAGTGAAAAGGAGTATGAATGTCTAAATGAACTGGTCAGCAAGGGAAAAACAGTTAAAGACTTACTAAAGAGAATTGATGAATGTTTTTTACCGGCGTTCAGGTCTTTTATAGAAGCAAAAAATAGTTATCAAAATGCAGAAACACTGTTAAAAAAAGAAACTGAACTGGCAGGACAATTACAAAAATTTCATGAAGCTTATAGGAAGTATGAAGAAGAAAAAAGCACCAGAATAATGGACAAAGAGAAGATTACAAGAGACTTTGAAAAAGACAGGGCAAAGTGGCATTCTGAAAAACAATTGAGGGAGCAGCATATTGAATTTACAAGTGAAAAATTGTCAATGCAGGGCAAATTGCGGCAAACATCTGGTAAAGAAAGACAGAATAAAAATTCATTACTGATTTTCAGTGTTATACTTGGCGTCATTTCACTTATACTTGCAGTAAAAATCAGTCCAATTGCAGCAATTGGAGTTGTTGCTGCCGCCGGAATAGGTGTATTTGCAATCAAGTCCGATAAACAAAGTGAGAAAATGGAAGAAGGCAATAAATACGATTCAACAAGTAATCTAAAACATGAATTGCAAAATCTCAAAGTTAAAAGTGAAAGAGAAGACAAGAGGATTTCTGATAGAACAAAAGATTATGAAGATAAAATAGCGGATATTTCAAATAAAATTGATAAAATTGAAGAAAAATTAAAATCATTAATAGAAAATAATAGTGCCTACATGAATTCAATGGATAAATGTTCAAAGCTAAAAAATGAGAAAGATATAGCTTTAAATTATCTAAATACAAGACAAAGCATTTTTTCGCAGGAATTGAACTATATGCTTGAAAAATATTCGGAAAATTCAAATTTAAATGCAGAAGCAAAAATTACAGCTTTAAAGCAAGAGGATTTAAAGGAAACAGATGCTGTAAGTTATAGAAATAAAATTGAGGAACTTTATAATGCTGCAGAACTGGAAATTAAAGAAAAAATGAATGAAAAATCGTGTACATCCATAAAAGAATATGAAAATAAATATCTGGAGTATGCTTCCAACATGAAGAATCATGATGCTGTTACAAGAGTTCAGGAAGAGTACTTAAAAAAATCTCAACATTTTTTGAATAAATTAAATGAATACGAAATTACACCGAATTATGAAGCTGCTAAAGCTTTAGTACAAGAGCTTCAAGCAAAGATTTCTCAATTGGAGAGGGAAAAATATGAAGTTCTCAATATAGCAAAGGGAATGGGATATGATTCTCTTTCACTTGATCATTTAAATGAGGAAAAAAATAAATTGGAAGCATCAATAAAACGATTTGAATCTGTAGGAGATATTAATTATTCCATAGAAGAGTTAAAACAAAAAGATATTGCATCTGAAGATATTGAACAACAATTGTTTGATTTGCAGAAAAAAATCAGGACACCGGATAAAAATTCAAGTCAGATTCAAGAAGAAATAGATGAAAAGGAAAAAGAGGTGGATGAAAAGACACAATACTTTGATTGTCTTAAAATTGCACTTGAAGTAATGCAGGAGTCTTCAGATGAGATGCGCAAGAGTTTCGGACCGGAATTAAATAGGAAGACTTCAGAAATATTCAAAAGCCTGACTAATGGAAAATACGGTAATATTCTTGTAACAAAAGATTACGATATTTCTATCCAATCAGGTATACACTATAGGGAATGGAAATATTTGAGTAATGGAACGGTTGACCAGGTTTATCTGGCATTAAGATTAGCTATTGCAGATCTTATTTCTGATAAAAACATTTATTTACCTTTATTTTTAGATGATGTGCTGATGCAGTATGACGACGAAAGAATGGATGCAGCCTTGAAGTTTTTGTCTGATTATGCAGTTCAAAAAGGGGATGAATTTCAACTGCTTTTGTTCACTTGTCATCAGGATATAATAGAACGTGCAAAGCATTATACTAATGAGGTAGTTAAAATTTGA
- a CDS encoding DUF4433 domain-containing protein, which produces MKKRFYAYNHFRINYTLYKEQDKICAEVDIEIGDIGVERIKFYGDTYKKAEINLREWFKQQTEDIHKILKKGYEIQPCYEDVLYSIREKNIGYHITSIKNRKSILKNGLIPNKEMDLEVYNASVILDELNNHNSDISKANSVYLHPQLSNWIGEEQDEELGYRNMDVYAVIIDDLSKCIMGSLGLSGFCMMYDIELEKNIKRAKHYGKLYWNNCCTIDEYREYSKRIKRIDKSWRIDEILVNSYIPPKYIKLIGTFNSEGEFIETQCFKKFVKKEFKDTYKEILKYYI; this is translated from the coding sequence TTGAAGAAAAGATTTTATGCGTATAATCATTTTAGAATAAATTATACGCTATATAAAGAACAGGATAAGATATGTGCTGAAGTTGATATAGAAATTGGTGATATCGGTGTAGAACGTATTAAGTTTTATGGGGATACATATAAAAAAGCAGAAATTAATCTAAGAGAATGGTTTAAGCAGCAAACTGAAGATATACATAAGATATTAAAAAAGGGGTATGAAATTCAACCGTGCTATGAAGATGTACTTTATTCTATTAGGGAAAAAAATATAGGATATCACATTACATCGATTAAAAACAGAAAAAGTATTCTAAAGAATGGCCTTATTCCTAATAAAGAAATGGATTTAGAAGTTTATAATGCAAGTGTAATATTGGATGAATTAAATAATCATAATAGTGATATATCTAAAGCGAATTCAGTATACCTGCATCCTCAATTGAGTAATTGGATTGGTGAAGAACAAGATGAAGAATTAGGATATAGAAACATGGATGTTTATGCAGTTATTATAGATGATCTTAGTAAGTGTATTATGGGTTCATTGGGGCTAAGTGGATTTTGTATGATGTATGATATAGAATTAGAAAAAAACATTAAAAGGGCCAAACATTATGGTAAATTATATTGGAATAATTGCTGCACAATTGATGAGTATAGAGAATATTCTAAAAGAATTAAGCGAATAGATAAGTCTTGGAGGATAGATGAAATCTTAGTCAATTCATATATACCGCCTAAGTATATAAAATTAATTGGAACATTTAATAGTGAGGGAGAGTTTATTGAAACACAATGCTTTAAGAAATTCGTAAAAAAAGAGTTTAAAGATACTTACAAGGAAATATTAAAATATTATATTTAA
- a CDS encoding DNA-binding protein, with amino-acid sequence MNSSEVIEYLGISKQRLSSLNSSGKLIAVKRGIYLRQDVEFRREEQRDLRE; translated from the coding sequence ATGAACTCTTCTGAAGTTATAGAATACCTTGGTATTAGTAAACAACGATTATCTAGCTTAAATTCTAGTGGAAAGCTTATTGCGGTAAAAAGAGGTATATACTTAAGGCAGGATGTTGAATTTCGAAGAGAAGAACAAAGAGATTTGAGAGAGTGA
- a CDS encoding low molecular weight protein-tyrosine-phosphatase, with protein sequence MIKIMFVCHGNICRSPMAEFVLKDMVKKHGLEDNFFIASSATSTEEIGNPVHRGTRDKLSKFGISTDGKYAVQLTKLDYQKYDYIIGMDSYNIKNILRIIGQDSENKVTKLLDFSNTSGDIADPWYTGNFDETYDDIKIGCEALLKYISDKVSSLI encoded by the coding sequence ATGATTAAAATAATGTTTGTATGTCACGGCAACATATGCCGCTCACCAATGGCTGAATTTGTATTAAAAGATATGGTCAAAAAACATGGACTTGAAGATAACTTCTTTATAGCATCCTCTGCAACAAGCACCGAAGAGATCGGCAATCCTGTTCATAGAGGCACAAGAGACAAGCTTTCTAAATTCGGTATTTCAACAGATGGAAAATATGCCGTTCAGCTAACTAAATTGGATTATCAGAAGTATGATTATATCATAGGAATGGACAGCTATAATATAAAAAATATTCTCAGAATAATTGGACAAGATTCTGAAAACAAGGTTACAAAGCTTCTTGATTTCTCAAATACTTCAGGTGACATTGCAGATCCCTGGTACACAGGTAATTTCGATGAGACCTATGATGATATAAAAATAGGCTGTGAAGCTCTTTTAAAATACATATCAGATAAAGTTTCATCCTTGATATAA
- a CDS encoding L-serine ammonia-lyase, iron-sulfur-dependent, subunit alpha, whose protein sequence is MHELTQLIKDDMKPALGVTEPGAIAFAVAKARSYTKGNVIKINVAMNSGMYKNAFTCGIPNSSEVGNVFAAALGYVAGDVKKGLEALENVTEKDNIEAHKLVKSGAVTVELKEITSKIFIEAAVITESDTAVVTIEDSHTNITKITVNGKVEMEQKGKKEDDSNELSKEVFDIHKYTLQQLYDYITTVDVKKISFIEEAYKVNLKLYGEGLKNPRTTFARHLLKNNGGKEISKDEQSTASLFCNAAIEARVIGLDKPAMSITGSGAHGIIATMPLYAAYKVNGYTKEQLLRATALSYLVCMYIKEYSGKLSAFCGCAIAAGSGMACALVYLRGGTVDMMAHVLNNMASSITGMICDGGNQGCTMKGIVAVDAAYKAVDFAMNGIYIDDVHGINGKTPEETMKNMGCIASPGMVGTEKTIVEILENKRKINLKYIDDAI, encoded by the coding sequence ATGCATGAATTAACACAATTAATTAAAGATGATATGAAGCCTGCATTAGGGGTGACAGAGCCAGGTGCAATTGCCTTTGCAGTAGCAAAAGCAAGAAGCTATACAAAAGGTAATGTGATAAAAATAAATGTAGCAATGAACAGCGGCATGTATAAGAATGCTTTTACCTGCGGTATACCAAACAGCAGTGAGGTTGGCAATGTCTTTGCTGCAGCGCTGGGTTATGTAGCAGGAGATGTAAAAAAAGGCCTTGAAGCATTAGAAAATGTAACAGAGAAGGACAATATAGAAGCCCATAAACTCGTAAAATCTGGTGCTGTCACAGTTGAACTTAAGGAAATTACAAGTAAAATATTTATAGAAGCTGCAGTTATTACTGAAAGTGATACAGCTGTTGTTACCATAGAGGATTCTCATACAAATATTACAAAGATTACTGTAAATGGAAAAGTAGAAATGGAGCAAAAAGGTAAAAAAGAAGATGACAGTAATGAGCTGTCAAAAGAGGTATTTGATATACATAAATATACTCTTCAGCAATTATACGATTATATTACAACTGTTGATGTTAAAAAAATAAGTTTTATAGAAGAAGCTTATAAAGTTAATCTTAAATTATATGGTGAAGGATTAAAGAACCCTAGAACAACATTTGCCAGACATCTTTTGAAAAACAATGGAGGAAAGGAAATTTCTAAAGATGAACAGTCCACTGCATCGTTATTTTGCAATGCGGCAATTGAAGCCCGTGTAATTGGTTTGGATAAGCCAGCAATGAGTATTACAGGCTCTGGTGCCCATGGAATTATAGCTACAATGCCTTTGTATGCAGCTTATAAAGTAAATGGTTATACAAAAGAACAACTACTTCGTGCTACTGCACTCAGCTATTTAGTCTGCATGTATATTAAAGAATACTCTGGAAAGCTTTCAGCCTTCTGTGGCTGCGCAATAGCAGCAGGTTCTGGAATGGCATGTGCATTGGTATATTTGCGAGGGGGAACTGTAGACATGATGGCCCATGTGCTAAACAATATGGCTAGCAGTATTACTGGTATGATATGCGATGGTGGAAATCAAGGCTGCACTATGAAAGGAATTGTTGCTGTAGATGCTGCCTATAAAGCTGTAGATTTTGCAATGAACGGTATATATATTGATGATGTACATGGCATTAATGGCAAAACTCCTGAAGAAACCATGAAGAATATGGGATGCATTGCATCTCCAGGGATGGTTGGTACTGAAAAAACTATTGTGGAGATTCTTGAAAACAAAAGAAAGATTAATTTAAAGTATATAGATGATGCTATATAA
- a CDS encoding EAL domain-containing protein, with translation MIKKIIIKIRKNFFIEVISKNPKLQIIFNSVIMLALTIFLIFTFISYKTLKDSYNNETNMYQNGYLTSAYANKINEDVWSIRLYALYSVNDYMDMKDKVDEYEKDVEENINKYTTLHDLTDEEKDLVVQFKESNKKYSNRLNELLGKLKESKAITNDEKKEIMNLGDRRIELSKEMLNYSDQYIKSLSDKNEIIKEITLRTIIAINFAMILLFSLMMFVVTKISKKMDYYAFHNCVTDLPNKNYVLNTLVKEIPKINNYSLLISLDMDNFKAVNDTLGHISGDEFLKQAGRRFKKVMHIQDYICHNGGDEFLFLIKSVKNKDEAEVMLREILNVFKKPFNIYGKNVDYVTASLGVAVIPKDGNNFETLYKRADDAMYESKRIGKHVYSFYNDAINVGIYEDTIKKKAIEDGIKNGEFKAFYQPKISKNGEVLGAEALVRWIKEGNKIIPPSEFIDFAEREGLIKYIGESVIVEVCRNVSNWIDKGYKNFKIAVNLSTEQLIDSKLCDNLLEIIEGFKVPFEYIEFEVTETTIAKNFDKAVNNINKIRANGIKISLDDFGTGYSSLNYLKNMPIDVIKIDKSFVDDITSNEASVVMVNTIISLSHYFGYEVVAEGVEEIEQIESLKSLGCDIFQGYYYGKPMENTNFENGFLKLHNIK, from the coding sequence ATGATAAAAAAGATAATTATTAAAATTAGAAAAAATTTTTTTATTGAGGTTATTTCAAAAAATCCAAAATTACAAATTATATTTAATAGTGTTATAATGTTAGCTTTGACAATATTTCTAATATTTACGTTTATTTCTTATAAAACACTTAAAGATAGTTACAACAATGAAACTAATATGTACCAAAATGGGTATTTAACTTCTGCTTATGCAAATAAAATCAATGAAGATGTTTGGAGTATACGATTATACGCACTGTATTCAGTTAATGACTATATGGATATGAAAGATAAGGTAGATGAATATGAAAAAGATGTTGAAGAAAATATTAATAAATATACCACGCTTCACGATTTAACCGATGAAGAAAAAGATTTAGTTGTTCAATTTAAAGAATCAAATAAGAAATATTCAAATAGATTAAATGAATTGCTTGGAAAGCTAAAAGAATCTAAAGCTATTACCAATGATGAAAAGAAAGAAATAATGAATTTAGGAGATAGAAGAATTGAACTAAGCAAAGAAATGTTAAATTATTCAGACCAATATATAAAAAGTTTGAGTGATAAAAATGAAATTATAAAGGAAATCACCTTACGGACAATAATTGCTATTAATTTTGCAATGATACTTTTGTTTAGTTTAATGATGTTTGTGGTTACTAAAATAAGTAAAAAAATGGATTACTATGCATTTCACAATTGTGTTACTGACCTTCCCAATAAGAATTATGTATTAAACACATTAGTTAAAGAAATTCCTAAAATAAATAACTATTCGCTATTAATAAGTTTGGATATGGATAATTTTAAAGCTGTAAATGATACGCTAGGTCATATTTCAGGTGATGAATTTTTAAAACAGGCAGGGAGAAGATTTAAAAAGGTAATGCATATTCAAGACTACATTTGTCATAATGGAGGCGATGAATTTTTATTTTTAATAAAGTCTGTTAAGAATAAAGATGAAGCAGAGGTAATGCTTAGAGAAATTTTAAATGTATTTAAAAAGCCTTTTAATATTTATGGCAAAAATGTTGATTATGTGACTGCAAGCCTGGGTGTGGCAGTTATTCCTAAAGACGGAAATAATTTTGAAACTTTGTACAAGCGTGCAGATGATGCTATGTATGAATCTAAAAGAATAGGCAAACATGTATATAGCTTTTATAATGACGCTATAAATGTTGGTATATATGAAGACACAATAAAGAAAAAGGCAATAGAAGATGGGATTAAAAATGGTGAGTTTAAAGCTTTTTATCAACCTAAAATTTCAAAAAATGGTGAGGTATTAGGTGCGGAAGCGCTTGTAAGATGGATTAAAGAGGGCAATAAGATTATACCTCCTTCAGAATTTATTGATTTTGCAGAAAGGGAAGGTCTTATAAAATATATAGGAGAATCAGTTATTGTTGAGGTATGTAGGAATGTATCAAATTGGATTGATAAAGGTTATAAAAATTTTAAAATAGCTGTAAATTTATCTACAGAACAGCTCATTGACAGTAAACTATGTGACAACTTACTGGAAATAATAGAAGGGTTTAAAGTGCCTTTTGAGTATATAGAATTTGAAGTTACAGAAACAACAATAGCTAAGAATTTTGATAAAGCTGTAAATAATATAAATAAAATAAGAGCTAATGGAATCAAAATAAGCCTTGATGATTTTGGAACTGGATACTCATCATTAAATTATTTAAAAAATATGCCCATAGATGTTATTAAAATTGATAAATCTTTTGTTGATGATATAACATCAAATGAAGCAAGTGTGGTAATGGTTAATACAATTATCTCATTATCTCATTATTTTGGATATGAAGTTGTAGCAGAAGGAGTAGAAGAAATAGAACAAATAGAATCTTTAAAAAGCTTAGGATGTGATATATTCCAAGGATATTATTATGGAAAACCAATGGAAAATACAAATTTTGAAAATGGATTCTTAAAACTCCATAATATCAAGTGA
- a CDS encoding carbon starvation CstA family protein, whose protein sequence is MYTFVAGLLILLLGYLFYSKYLEKQFDVNAERKTPAYTMTDGVDYVAMPTWKLVLIQFLNIAGLGPIFGAIQGALFGPVAFLWVMFGCVLGGAVHDYSSGMISLKNNGASLSEIHGKYLGKTAQSIMRILTVFFCMIVGIVFITGPAGLLAVLTPHVLSKTFWVFVIIIYYLLATLMPIDVIIGKIYPLFGLALLFMAVGVTGGLIFEGYHIPELTFANLHPNNVSIWPNMFVTIACGAVSGYHATQSPLVARCMKHETDGRKIFYGSMILEGVVAMVWVAAGLAFYGNTHSLAAVVLGKPGAAGAVYDITKTLLGPLGSVLAMLGVIACPITTGDTSFRAARIGLAEIIKYPQDKIKNRLVIAVPMFIIAIFLSFVDFPILWRYMTFLTQAFAMVTLWACSIYLYETKKNYWITVIPAIFMTAVSICYILQAKEGFRLNPTVANVAGILVAIGSFVLFYYHVKTKDVSDSAAA, encoded by the coding sequence ATGTATACTTTTGTAGCTGGTCTTTTAATACTTTTATTAGGCTATTTATTCTATTCAAAGTATCTAGAAAAACAATTTGATGTAAATGCAGAAAGAAAAACTCCTGCATATACTATGACAGACGGTGTAGATTATGTTGCTATGCCTACATGGAAACTGGTTTTAATTCAATTTCTAAATATTGCAGGACTTGGTCCTATATTTGGTGCTATTCAAGGAGCATTATTTGGTCCAGTAGCATTTCTTTGGGTAATGTTTGGCTGTGTACTTGGGGGCGCTGTACATGACTATTCATCTGGCATGATTTCATTAAAAAATAATGGGGCAAGTCTTTCAGAAATTCATGGAAAATATTTAGGCAAAACTGCCCAAAGTATAATGAGAATACTAACTGTATTCTTCTGTATGATAGTAGGAATTGTATTTATAACTGGACCTGCAGGGTTACTGGCCGTATTAACTCCACATGTTCTTAGCAAGACATTTTGGGTATTCGTTATTATTATATATTATTTATTGGCAACTCTTATGCCTATCGATGTAATTATAGGTAAGATTTATCCCCTATTTGGTCTTGCACTTTTATTTATGGCAGTTGGAGTAACTGGAGGACTTATATTTGAAGGTTATCATATTCCAGAGTTAACTTTTGCTAATTTACATCCTAATAATGTATCAATATGGCCAAACATGTTTGTTACAATTGCCTGTGGAGCTGTATCAGGATATCATGCTACGCAATCTCCTCTAGTTGCAAGATGCATGAAACATGAAACAGACGGAAGAAAAATATTCTATGGTTCAATGATTCTTGAAGGTGTTGTAGCAATGGTCTGGGTAGCTGCTGGACTTGCTTTTTATGGTAATACACACAGCTTGGCAGCTGTTGTCCTTGGAAAACCAGGTGCTGCAGGTGCTGTATATGATATCACAAAAACACTTTTAGGCCCACTAGGAAGCGTTCTTGCAATGCTTGGAGTAATCGCTTGTCCTATTACAACTGGAGATACATCATTTAGAGCTGCAAGAATTGGACTTGCCGAGATAATAAAATATCCTCAAGATAAAATAAAAAACAGACTCGTTATAGCTGTACCTATGTTTATTATTGCAATATTTTTATCCTTTGTAGATTTTCCTATATTATGGAGATACATGACATTCCTTACACAAGCTTTTGCTATGGTAACATTATGGGCATGTTCTATATATTTATATGAAACCAAAAAAAATTACTGGATTACTGTGATACCTGCAATTTTTATGACTGCAGTTAGTATATGCTATATATTACAGGCAAAAGAAGGCTTCAGATTAAATCCTACCGTAGCCAACGTTGCAGGAATTCTTGTTGCCATTGGCAGTTTCGTATTATTTTACTATCATGTGAAAACAAAAGACGTATCTGATAGTGCCGCAGCATAA